Proteins encoded in a region of the Aptenodytes patagonicus chromosome Z, bAptPat1.pri.cur, whole genome shotgun sequence genome:
- the FSD1L gene encoding FSD1-like protein isoform X4 yields MDEQRETLQRIVSTLANKNDEIHNFIDMLNHTIKNVQVNSSNAISELDEEFDGLYSILDEMKGSMANTIQQEEARKIQALQDQLSQCSNALESSEELLELAAQSLDIKDPVEFLKAARQIKDRVTMASAFRISLKPKVSDSMTHLMVDFTLERRMLQAVKFLPVPKAPEIDLTACLVADNCITVSWRMPEEDSRIDHFVLEYRKTNFDGLPRVKDEQRWELIDYIKATEYTLSGLKFDTKYMNLRVQACNKAVAGEYSDPVTLETKAFVFSLDSTSSHLNLKVEDTYVEWDPTGGKGQEKIKGKENKSSGQNPLLKSNRRSGAPSPKRTSISTRSSVRGSRDHFTGESYTVLGDTAVESGQHYWEVRAQKDCKSYSVGVTYRNLGKFDQLGKTSSSWCIHINNWLQTTFSAKHNNKTKTLEIPVPDRIGVYCDFDGGQLAFYNANSKELLHTFRTKFTQPLLPGFMIWCGGLTVSTGLQVPSAVKTLQKSENGLSGSTSSLNNIA; encoded by the exons aTGGACGAGCAGAGA GAGACTCTGCAAAGGATTGTCTCTACTCTAGCGAACAAAAATGATGAAATTCACAACTTCATTGACATGCTGAACCATACAATAAAAAATGTTCAG GTAAACTCTTCTAATGCAATCAGTGAGTTGGATGAAGAATTTGATGGTCTGTATTCTATATTGGATGAGATGAAGGGGAGTATGGCCAACACTATTCAGCAAGAAGAGGCTCGTAAAATTCAAGCTCTGCAG GATCAGCTTAGCCAGTGTAGTAATGCCCTAGAGAGTTCTGAAGAGCTTCTGGAACTTGCTGCGCAGTCACTGGACATAAAGGACCCTGTGGAATTCTTAAAG GCTGCCAGACAGATCAAAGATAG AGTCACAATGGCTTCAGCGTTCCGCATCTCTCTGAAACCAAAGGTCAGTGATAGTATGACTCATTTGATGGTGGACTTCACTTTGGAAAGGCGCATGCTCCAGGCTGTAAAGTTTTTGCCAG TCCCTAAAGCTCCAGAGATAGATCTAACAGCATGTCTGGTTGCTGATAACTGCATAACAGTATCGTGGAGAATGCCTGAAGAAGACAGCAGAATTGATCATTTTGTACTGGAGTATAGGAAAACCAACTTCGATGGGCTTCCTCGAGTAAAAGATGAACAGCGCTGGGAACTGATAGACTATATTAAAGCTACTGAATATACATTATCAG GTCTGAAATTTGATACAAAATACATGAACCTTAGAGTACAAGCTTGCAACAAAGCTGTGGCAGGGGAATACTCCGATCCTGTGACTCTGGAAACCAAAG CATTTGTGTTCAGTTTGGACAGTACTTCATCTCATCTGAACTTGAAAGTTGAAGATACCTATGTTGAATGGGATCCTACTGGAGGCAAGggccaagaaaaaataaaagggaaggaaaataaaagcag TGGCCAGAATCCTCTGCTGAAGAGCAATAGAAG AAGTGGTGCACCGTCTCCAAAGAGGACATCTATTAGCACAAGATCCTCAGTGAGGGGCAGCAGAGATCATTTTACTGGTGAATCATACACAGTGTTGG gagaCACTGCTGTTGAAAGTGGGCAGCATTACTGGGAGGTGAGAGCCCAGAAGGACTGCAAATCCTACAGCGTGGGAGTAACATATAGAAACCTGGGGAAATTTGACCAGCTGGGAAAGACTAGTTCAAGCTGGTGCATCCATATCAACAACTGGCTGCAAACCACATTTTCAGcaaaacataataataaaaccaAGACTCTAGAGATACCTGTTCCAGACAGAATAGGAGTATACTGCGACTTTGATGGAG GTCAGCTCGCGTTTTATAATGCAAACTCAAAGGAGCTGTTACACACCTTCAGAACAAAGTTTACCCAACCATTATTACCAGGCTTCATG atctggtGTGGTGGGCTTACAGTGAGTACTGGATTGCAGGTGCCAAGTGCTGTGAAAACGCTCCAGAAAAGTGAAAATGGGTTGAGTGGTTCAACAAGCAGCCTAAACAATATTGCCTAG
- the FSD1L gene encoding FSD1-like protein isoform X2, which yields MDEQRETLQRIVSTLANKNDEIHNFIDMLNHTIKNVQVNSSNAISELDEEFDGLYSILDEMKGSMANTIQQEEARKIQALQDQLSQCSNALESSEELLELAAQSLDIKDPVEFLKAARQIKDRVTMASAFRISLKPKVSDSMTHLMVDFTLERRMLQAVKFLPVPKAPEIDLTACLVADNCITVSWRMPEEDSRIDHFVLEYRKTNFDGLPRVKDEQRWELIDYIKATEYTLSGLKFDTKYMNLRVQACNKAVAGEYSDPVTLETKAFVFSLDSTSSHLNLKVEDTYVEWDPTGGKGQEKIKGKENKSRSGAPSPKRTSISTRSSVRGSRDHFTGESYTVLGDTAVESGQHYWEVRAQKDCKSYSVGVTYRNLGKFDQLGKTSSSWCIHINNWLQTTFSAKHNNKTKTLEIPVPDRIGVYCDFDGGQLAFYNANSKELLHTFRTKFTQPLLPGFMIWCGGLTVSTGLQVPSAVKTLQKSENGLSGSTSSLNNIA from the exons aTGGACGAGCAGAGA GAGACTCTGCAAAGGATTGTCTCTACTCTAGCGAACAAAAATGATGAAATTCACAACTTCATTGACATGCTGAACCATACAATAAAAAATGTTCAG GTAAACTCTTCTAATGCAATCAGTGAGTTGGATGAAGAATTTGATGGTCTGTATTCTATATTGGATGAGATGAAGGGGAGTATGGCCAACACTATTCAGCAAGAAGAGGCTCGTAAAATTCAAGCTCTGCAG GATCAGCTTAGCCAGTGTAGTAATGCCCTAGAGAGTTCTGAAGAGCTTCTGGAACTTGCTGCGCAGTCACTGGACATAAAGGACCCTGTGGAATTCTTAAAG GCTGCCAGACAGATCAAAGATAG AGTCACAATGGCTTCAGCGTTCCGCATCTCTCTGAAACCAAAGGTCAGTGATAGTATGACTCATTTGATGGTGGACTTCACTTTGGAAAGGCGCATGCTCCAGGCTGTAAAGTTTTTGCCAG TCCCTAAAGCTCCAGAGATAGATCTAACAGCATGTCTGGTTGCTGATAACTGCATAACAGTATCGTGGAGAATGCCTGAAGAAGACAGCAGAATTGATCATTTTGTACTGGAGTATAGGAAAACCAACTTCGATGGGCTTCCTCGAGTAAAAGATGAACAGCGCTGGGAACTGATAGACTATATTAAAGCTACTGAATATACATTATCAG GTCTGAAATTTGATACAAAATACATGAACCTTAGAGTACAAGCTTGCAACAAAGCTGTGGCAGGGGAATACTCCGATCCTGTGACTCTGGAAACCAAAG CATTTGTGTTCAGTTTGGACAGTACTTCATCTCATCTGAACTTGAAAGTTGAAGATACCTATGTTGAATGGGATCCTACTGGAGGCAAGggccaagaaaaaataaaagggaaggaaaataaaagcag AAGTGGTGCACCGTCTCCAAAGAGGACATCTATTAGCACAAGATCCTCAGTGAGGGGCAGCAGAGATCATTTTACTGGTGAATCATACACAGTGTTGG gagaCACTGCTGTTGAAAGTGGGCAGCATTACTGGGAGGTGAGAGCCCAGAAGGACTGCAAATCCTACAGCGTGGGAGTAACATATAGAAACCTGGGGAAATTTGACCAGCTGGGAAAGACTAGTTCAAGCTGGTGCATCCATATCAACAACTGGCTGCAAACCACATTTTCAGcaaaacataataataaaaccaAGACTCTAGAGATACCTGTTCCAGACAGAATAGGAGTATACTGCGACTTTGATGGAG GTCAGCTCGCGTTTTATAATGCAAACTCAAAGGAGCTGTTACACACCTTCAGAACAAAGTTTACCCAACCATTATTACCAGGCTTCATG atctggtGTGGTGGGCTTACAGTGAGTACTGGATTGCAGGTGCCAAGTGCTGTGAAAACGCTCCAGAAAAGTGAAAATGGGTTGAGTGGTTCAACAAGCAGCCTAAACAATATTGCCTAG
- the FSD1L gene encoding FSD1-like protein isoform X3, translating to MDEQRETLQRIVSTLANKNDEIHNFIDMLNHTIKNVQVNSSNAISELDEEFDGLYSILDEMKGSMANTIQQEEARKIQALQDQLSQCSNALESSEELLELAAQSLDIKDPVEFLKAARQIKDRVTMASAFRISLKPKVSDSMTHLMVDFTLERRMLQAVKFLPVPKAPEIDLTACLVADNCITVSWRMPEEDSRIDHFVLEYRKTNFDGLPRVKDEQRWELIDYIKATEYTLSGLKFDTKYMNLRVQACNKAVAGEYSDPVTLETKAFVFSLDSTSSHLNLKVEDTYVEWDPTGGKGQEKIKGKENKSSGAPSPKRTSISTRSSVRGSRDHFTGESYTVLGDTAVESGQHYWEVRAQKDCKSYSVGVTYRNLGKFDQLGKTSSSWCIHINNWLQTTFSAKHNNKTKTLEIPVPDRIGVYCDFDGGQLAFYNANSKELLHTFRTKFTQPLLPGFMIWCGGLTVSTGLQVPSAVKTLQKSENGLSGSTSSLNNIA from the exons aTGGACGAGCAGAGA GAGACTCTGCAAAGGATTGTCTCTACTCTAGCGAACAAAAATGATGAAATTCACAACTTCATTGACATGCTGAACCATACAATAAAAAATGTTCAG GTAAACTCTTCTAATGCAATCAGTGAGTTGGATGAAGAATTTGATGGTCTGTATTCTATATTGGATGAGATGAAGGGGAGTATGGCCAACACTATTCAGCAAGAAGAGGCTCGTAAAATTCAAGCTCTGCAG GATCAGCTTAGCCAGTGTAGTAATGCCCTAGAGAGTTCTGAAGAGCTTCTGGAACTTGCTGCGCAGTCACTGGACATAAAGGACCCTGTGGAATTCTTAAAG GCTGCCAGACAGATCAAAGATAG AGTCACAATGGCTTCAGCGTTCCGCATCTCTCTGAAACCAAAGGTCAGTGATAGTATGACTCATTTGATGGTGGACTTCACTTTGGAAAGGCGCATGCTCCAGGCTGTAAAGTTTTTGCCAG TCCCTAAAGCTCCAGAGATAGATCTAACAGCATGTCTGGTTGCTGATAACTGCATAACAGTATCGTGGAGAATGCCTGAAGAAGACAGCAGAATTGATCATTTTGTACTGGAGTATAGGAAAACCAACTTCGATGGGCTTCCTCGAGTAAAAGATGAACAGCGCTGGGAACTGATAGACTATATTAAAGCTACTGAATATACATTATCAG GTCTGAAATTTGATACAAAATACATGAACCTTAGAGTACAAGCTTGCAACAAAGCTGTGGCAGGGGAATACTCCGATCCTGTGACTCTGGAAACCAAAG CATTTGTGTTCAGTTTGGACAGTACTTCATCTCATCTGAACTTGAAAGTTGAAGATACCTATGTTGAATGGGATCCTACTGGAGGCAAGggccaagaaaaaataaaagggaaggaaaataaaagcag TGGTGCACCGTCTCCAAAGAGGACATCTATTAGCACAAGATCCTCAGTGAGGGGCAGCAGAGATCATTTTACTGGTGAATCATACACAGTGTTGG gagaCACTGCTGTTGAAAGTGGGCAGCATTACTGGGAGGTGAGAGCCCAGAAGGACTGCAAATCCTACAGCGTGGGAGTAACATATAGAAACCTGGGGAAATTTGACCAGCTGGGAAAGACTAGTTCAAGCTGGTGCATCCATATCAACAACTGGCTGCAAACCACATTTTCAGcaaaacataataataaaaccaAGACTCTAGAGATACCTGTTCCAGACAGAATAGGAGTATACTGCGACTTTGATGGAG GTCAGCTCGCGTTTTATAATGCAAACTCAAAGGAGCTGTTACACACCTTCAGAACAAAGTTTACCCAACCATTATTACCAGGCTTCATG atctggtGTGGTGGGCTTACAGTGAGTACTGGATTGCAGGTGCCAAGTGCTGTGAAAACGCTCCAGAAAAGTGAAAATGGGTTGAGTGGTTCAACAAGCAGCCTAAACAATATTGCCTAG
- the FSD1L gene encoding FSD1-like protein isoform X1: MDEQRETLQRIVSTLANKNDEIHNFIDMLNHTIKNVQVNSSNAISELDEEFDGLYSILDEMKGSMANTIQQEEARKIQALQDQLSQCSNALESSEELLELAAQSLDIKDPVEFLKAARQIKDRVTMASAFRISLKPKVSDSMTHLMVDFTLERRMLQAVKFLPVPKAPEIDLTACLVADNCITVSWRMPEEDSRIDHFVLEYRKTNFDGLPRVKDEQRWELIDYIKATEYTLSGLKFDTKYMNLRVQACNKAVAGEYSDPVTLETKAFVFSLDSTSSHLNLKVEDTYVEWDPTGGKGQEKIKGKENKSSGQNPLLKSNRSGAPSPKRTSISTRSSVRGSRDHFTGESYTVLGDTAVESGQHYWEVRAQKDCKSYSVGVTYRNLGKFDQLGKTSSSWCIHINNWLQTTFSAKHNNKTKTLEIPVPDRIGVYCDFDGGQLAFYNANSKELLHTFRTKFTQPLLPGFMIWCGGLTVSTGLQVPSAVKTLQKSENGLSGSTSSLNNIA, translated from the exons aTGGACGAGCAGAGA GAGACTCTGCAAAGGATTGTCTCTACTCTAGCGAACAAAAATGATGAAATTCACAACTTCATTGACATGCTGAACCATACAATAAAAAATGTTCAG GTAAACTCTTCTAATGCAATCAGTGAGTTGGATGAAGAATTTGATGGTCTGTATTCTATATTGGATGAGATGAAGGGGAGTATGGCCAACACTATTCAGCAAGAAGAGGCTCGTAAAATTCAAGCTCTGCAG GATCAGCTTAGCCAGTGTAGTAATGCCCTAGAGAGTTCTGAAGAGCTTCTGGAACTTGCTGCGCAGTCACTGGACATAAAGGACCCTGTGGAATTCTTAAAG GCTGCCAGACAGATCAAAGATAG AGTCACAATGGCTTCAGCGTTCCGCATCTCTCTGAAACCAAAGGTCAGTGATAGTATGACTCATTTGATGGTGGACTTCACTTTGGAAAGGCGCATGCTCCAGGCTGTAAAGTTTTTGCCAG TCCCTAAAGCTCCAGAGATAGATCTAACAGCATGTCTGGTTGCTGATAACTGCATAACAGTATCGTGGAGAATGCCTGAAGAAGACAGCAGAATTGATCATTTTGTACTGGAGTATAGGAAAACCAACTTCGATGGGCTTCCTCGAGTAAAAGATGAACAGCGCTGGGAACTGATAGACTATATTAAAGCTACTGAATATACATTATCAG GTCTGAAATTTGATACAAAATACATGAACCTTAGAGTACAAGCTTGCAACAAAGCTGTGGCAGGGGAATACTCCGATCCTGTGACTCTGGAAACCAAAG CATTTGTGTTCAGTTTGGACAGTACTTCATCTCATCTGAACTTGAAAGTTGAAGATACCTATGTTGAATGGGATCCTACTGGAGGCAAGggccaagaaaaaataaaagggaaggaaaataaaagcag TGGCCAGAATCCTCTGCTGAAGAGCAATAGAAG TGGTGCACCGTCTCCAAAGAGGACATCTATTAGCACAAGATCCTCAGTGAGGGGCAGCAGAGATCATTTTACTGGTGAATCATACACAGTGTTGG gagaCACTGCTGTTGAAAGTGGGCAGCATTACTGGGAGGTGAGAGCCCAGAAGGACTGCAAATCCTACAGCGTGGGAGTAACATATAGAAACCTGGGGAAATTTGACCAGCTGGGAAAGACTAGTTCAAGCTGGTGCATCCATATCAACAACTGGCTGCAAACCACATTTTCAGcaaaacataataataaaaccaAGACTCTAGAGATACCTGTTCCAGACAGAATAGGAGTATACTGCGACTTTGATGGAG GTCAGCTCGCGTTTTATAATGCAAACTCAAAGGAGCTGTTACACACCTTCAGAACAAAGTTTACCCAACCATTATTACCAGGCTTCATG atctggtGTGGTGGGCTTACAGTGAGTACTGGATTGCAGGTGCCAAGTGCTGTGAAAACGCTCCAGAAAAGTGAAAATGGGTTGAGTGGTTCAACAAGCAGCCTAAACAATATTGCCTAG